A segment of the Serratia fonticola genome:
CCGCATAGATGACCGTCGCACGGGTAGGAGAAACACTGCGCTGCGCCCAGTTCATGGTTAACTGGATCAACGCGCTGGCAACCCCGAGCCCTATCGCGCTGTATAGCAGGTAACTGGAAAAGGCAGGAACCGACTCACCGGTCGGCGCCATCATCAGGAATGAGAGCAACGAAGCCGTGGCCAACTGCACAATAGTCACTCGCCGCACGTTAACCTTACCGGCAAAAGCACCTATCAGGATCACCTCTGCGGCGATCGCCAATGCGCTGATCAAGGTGAGGATCTCTCCATGGCTGAACGCCATACTCGTGCTGTTTGGCCCCGCGAGCAGCACCAGCCCGATGAAGGCTAATAAAATCCCAATCCAGGACATGAGCCCTGGCATGCGGCCAAGAACCAGCCATTGCAGCAGCGGCACAATGGGGACGTACATGGCAGTTATAAACGCCGACTGGCTGCTGGTGATGGTTTGTAGCCCCATGGTTTGCAGGCCATAGCCAAACATGATTGATGTGCCGATAAAGATCCCGGCCCGCACTTCATACCAGGTGATGCCCCACAACGATCGCCAGGAAAACAACACCAAGGCCAGCGTCGCTGTAGCGAAACGCAGTCCGACAAAAAAGAACGGCCCACTGACCAACATGGCCTGGTGTACCGCCAGAAAAGTACCGCCCCAAAGCATGGTGATCAGCACCAATATGGCTTCCTGCGGCTTGATTTTTATAAACAGAGTAGATTTACGCGTAGACACCGGTTTGCCCTTCTCACCAAGTGCAATATAATGCACATTTTACTGCCAGTATGAGGCAAAGCCCATCGATGAGCAATATAGTGCACAATGCGAAAAACGAGCCCCCGCAGGTGTTGCAGTACCTGAGTAGCAATTTACGTGCTCACCGGCAGTCAGCCAAGCTCAGCCAAATGGCATTGGCTGAACAGTCGGGCGTAAGTCGACGCATGTTGGCAGGAATTGAGGCAGGCGACCGCAATGTCAGTCTGGCCGTGCTGGATAAACTGGCAGCCGCATTAAATGTTTCGTTTACCGATTTGATTCAGGCTCCCGACGATCGCGGTAATCACCTCGTCGGAGAACTGGCCTGGCAAGGCAGCAGTGCTGAAAGCCAGGCTCTGTTTGTTGCCAGCGTCCCGGCCCGGCAACGCGCAGAATTATGGGAGTGGCGGTTAATGCCGCATGAACAGTATCACTCTCAACCCGACGCCGAAGGTTGGCACGAAATTGTCTATGTTATCGCCGGTAGCTTGACGCTGTTGCTGGAGCAAAAAACCCTTACGCTCAGCGCAGGAGAAACCTATGTGTTTAACAGTAACCAGCAATATGCCTACGCCAATAAAACCGAGGAACCGCTGCATTTTATCCGCAACGTTACCTTTTAATCTTCCTGTGCGGGTGCTTCCGGCAACGATTCGAGCGGCGGTTGTATCCCTTCAGAGATATAGTCTCTGGCTGCAAAAATGTGTTCATTACCCATACTGTCCTCCGCGACAACATGCTTAATCGCCCCATCAGAAAGGATGACTCGTTTTATGCCATGGTAAGATTCCATATCTCCCCCTTTATCGCTCTACCTGCCAAGTTTAGCTCGTTCGCCCCATTGTCGCCTGCGTGTCGGGTCGCTGTCGTGGAGATCCTGCCGACAAAAGCCTACGCTTTATTACATCCCCTCCCTTATATCAGGAGAACACTATGCAGAAATACCGTATTAAAGATCTGCGTGTCGCAAAAGGTTGGTCGCAAGAGCAATTGGCGACCATCGCCGGACTGAGTACCCGTACCATTCAACGCATCGAAAATGGGGAACAAGCCAGCTTGGACACGCTTG
Coding sequences within it:
- a CDS encoding DMT family transporter, coding for MSTRKSTLFIKIKPQEAILVLITMLWGGTFLAVHQAMLVSGPFFFVGLRFATATLALVLFSWRSLWGITWYEVRAGIFIGTSIMFGYGLQTMGLQTITSSQSAFITAMYVPIVPLLQWLVLGRMPGLMSWIGILLAFIGLVLLAGPNSTSMAFSHGEILTLISALAIAAEVILIGAFAGKVNVRRVTIVQLATASLLSFLMMAPTGESVPAFSSYLLYSAIGLGVASALIQLTMNWAQRSVSPTRATVIYAGEPVWAGIVGRIAGERLPGMALVGAGLIVLGVVVSELRIRRKPKPQEATE
- a CDS encoding helix-turn-helix domain-containing protein — protein: MSNIVHNAKNEPPQVLQYLSSNLRAHRQSAKLSQMALAEQSGVSRRMLAGIEAGDRNVSLAVLDKLAAALNVSFTDLIQAPDDRGNHLVGELAWQGSSAESQALFVASVPARQRAELWEWRLMPHEQYHSQPDAEGWHEIVYVIAGSLTLLLEQKTLTLSAGETYVFNSNQQYAYANKTEEPLHFIRNVTF